In a single window of the Branchiostoma floridae strain S238N-H82 chromosome 2, Bfl_VNyyK, whole genome shotgun sequence genome:
- the LOC118409460 gene encoding tetratricopeptide repeat protein 24-like isoform X2, translated as MKMPLPQDIGSLSTEIDKCTQLGNEELNKGEQDKALQAFAAAYEKSVLLEEKYTERACAFNLGAVYIAMGQPQRGLELLQRALPKDEDEKEPQSNSDLYYNLGLGYDQMRRYEEAIRYYEQAIEAYGKDGGNPLMEGEALTKLAFAYTNLHKPSQAARCHGQAAGMYEKADDVERQALALNFQATCLLESRRVPECEEALDRCREVCGNMKEGEVLGKLYNDLGMTYTSAKAFGKAVECFELALPLTRGPSGDQKREAVLLQNLGAVYNSCGEYQRAISFHEAAAKLHNDLGNRQAQGHCFCNLAYAFSQVNDNDAAGEAFLHALQAAKDTGDKHGQWQAHEGLGAVHFRMGNPERAIVSYKQALALLTRLKDPNSQAQERIVGKLTDALKYQLKVGDSPRHPGKDRKNTSSLEKRPVSSQSKNGSVAHHMDESITSESPRSDPGRDKKYSRTDSGKRKPKRYVKRERSYSDSTPSGSMHNLQTVARGIGKYDPEADLSLYDAKKKKSSKNNGLHPSTASTVATVEHKPVRASVSDPRGANTPYDETDLAYKGNHASYIEEDHYDDVIPTGRGKAMESRRQGGHPDVPSLKVNGETSQQSSSETSALSSSDSGSSGSESDSETEGKEAVRKEYAKALNGTQTTTPNTTVNRASEDNDLPVYAMSSKHRDAQRPTEPAKKGVKTEEETSGTDTSADSSSSENSESESESDPDEHLYETVRTQGGRTMQFEGKPSADEPPQARSTPKDTPTKATQPPPSPTRTMSRADREAALFQLAKQQSREAQEQQERDMAASRGQSRNESRTCVIM; from the exons ATGAAGATGCCGCTTCCACAGGACATCGGCTCCCTCAGCACTGAGATAGACAAATGCACTCAGCTCGGGAACGAAGAACTGAACAAGGGCGAACAGGACAAGGCGTTACAGGCGTTCGCTGCCGCGTACGAAAAATCCGTTCTCCTGGAGGAAAAGTACACCGAGCGTGCATGTGCTTTCAACCTGGGTGCCGTGTACATCGCCATGGGCCAGCCTCAGCGCGGGCTCGAACTCCTACAACGAGCCCTTCCAAAGGATGAGGACGAAAAGGAACCGCAGTCGAACTCTGACCTCTACTACAACCTGGGACTCGGGTACGACCAGATGCGGAGGTACGAGGAGGCCATCCGGTACTACGAGCAGGCGATAGAGGCGTACGGGAAGGACGGCGGAAACCCCCTCATGGAGGGAGAGGCGCTGACGAAACTCGCTTTTGCGTACACGAACTTGCACAAGCCCTCGCAGGCCGCGAGATGCCACGGCCAGGCCGCGGGGATGTACGAGAAAGCGGATGACGTTGAGAGGCAGGCCCTGGCGCTGAACTTCCAGGCCACCTGCCTGCTGGAGTCCAGGAGAGTACCGGAGTGTGAGGAGGCTCTGGACAGGTGTAGAGAAGTCTGTGGAAATATGAAGGAAGGGGAGGTGTTAG GAAAACTTTACAATGACCTTGGGATGACCTACACGTCAGCCAAGGCCTTCGGCAAGGCTGTGGAGTGTTTTGAGCTGGCCCTGCCGCTGACCCGCGGCCCGAGTGGTGACCAGAAACGGGAGGCCGTCCTCCTACAGAACCTGGGAGCTGTGTACAACTCCTGCGGGGAGTACCAGAGGGCCATCAGCTTCCACGAGGCAGCAGCAAAACTACACA ATGATCTGGGTAACAGACAGGCCCAGGGTCACTGCTTCTGTAACCTGGCGTACGCCTTCAGCCAGGTGAACGACAACGATGCAGCAGGGGAGGCCTTTCTACACGCACTACAGGCAGCAAAGGACACAG GGGACAAGCATGGCCAGTGGCAGGCCCACGAGGGTCTGGGAGCAGTCCACTTCAGAATGGGGAACCCAGAGAGGGCGATAGTCAGCTACAAACAG GCACTGGCTCTTCTTACCAGACTGAAGGATCCCAACAGCCAGGCACAGGAGAGGATTGTGGGTAAACTGACGGATGCCCTCAAATACCAACTGAAGGTCGGGGACAGCCCAAGGCATCCTGGGAAGGACAGAAAAAACACTTCAAGCTTG GAGAAGAGGCCGGTGTCCTCGCAGAGTAAGAACGGTTCTGTGGCTCACCACATGGACGAGTCCATTACCTCAGAGTCTCCCAGGTCAGATCCAGGAAGGGACAAGAAGTATTCCAGGACAGATTCCGGGAAAAG GAAACCAAAGCGATACGTAAAAAGAGAGCGCAGCTACTCCGACTCCACCCCCTCAGGCTCCATGCACAACCTGCAGACGGTCGCCCGCGGCATCGGCAAATACGACCCAGAGGCCGACCTCTCCTTGTACGAcgccaagaagaagaagtctTCAAAAAACAACGGCCTCCACCCGTCCACTGCTTCCACCGTGGCAACCGTGGAGCACAAGCCTGTCAGAGCGAGCGTGTCGGACCCTCGTGGCGCAAACACTCCCTACGACGAAAcag ACTTGGCGTACAAGGGAAACCACGCCAGTTATATCGAAGAAGACCACTACGATGACGTCATTCCCACGGGGCGAGGGAAGGCGATGGAAAGCAGGCGTCAGGGCGGACATCCGGACGTTCCGTCGCTTAAGGTCAACGGCGAAACCTCTCAGCAGTCTTCCTCTGAGACGTCAGCCCTGTCGTCTTCGGACAGCGGGTCGTCTGGGAGCGAAAGTGACAGTGAGACTGAAGGAAAGGAGGCAGTGAGGAAGGAGTATGCGAAGGCTCTCAACGGCACACAGACAACAACCCCGAACACAACAGTCAA CAGGGCAAGCGAGGACAACGACCTCCCTGTGTACGCGATGTCGTCGAAACACAGGGATGCACAGCGACCCACCGAGCCGGCAAAGAAGGGTGTGAAGACAGAGGAAGAGACCTCCGGAACAG ACACTTCTGCGGACAGCAGCAGCTCAGAAAACAGCGAGTCGGAATCGGAAAGCGACCCGGATGAACACCTATATGAGACCGTACGGACCCAGGGAGGGCGTACCATGCAGTTTGAGGGTAAGCCGAGTGCGGACGAGCCACCACAGGCACGCAGCACGCCGAAAGACACCCCTACCAAGGCAACACAACCTCCTCCTTCACCAACAAGGACAATGTCCAGGGCTGACAG GGAGGCGGCGCTGTTCCAACTGGCCAAGCAGCAGAGCCGAGAGGCACAGGAGCAGCAGGAGAGGGACATGGCGGCCTCGCGGGGTCAGTCCAGGAACGAGTCCCGGACGTGTGTCATCATGTAG
- the LOC118409460 gene encoding uncharacterized protein LOC118409460 isoform X1: MKMPLPQDIGSLSTEIDKCTQLGNEELNKGEQDKALQAFAAAYEKSVLLEEKYTERACAFNLGAVYIAMGQPQRGLELLQRALPKDEDEKEPQSNSDLYYNLGLGYDQMRRYEEAIRYYEQAIEAYGKDGGNPLMEGEALTKLAFAYTNLHKPSQAARCHGQAAGMYEKADDVERQALALNFQATCLLESRRVPECEEALDRCREVCGNMKEGEVLGKLYNDLGMTYTSAKAFGKAVECFELALPLTRGPSGDQKREAVLLQNLGAVYNSCGEYQRAISFHEAAAKLHNDLGNRQAQGHCFCNLAYAFSQVNDNDAAGEAFLHALQAAKDTGDKHGQWQAHEGLGAVHFRMGNPERAIVSYKQALALLTRLKDPNSQAQERIVGKLTDALKYQLKVGDSPRHPGKDRKNTSSLEKRPVSSQSKNGSVAHHMDESITSESPRSDPGRDKKYSRTDSGKRKPKRYVKRERSYSDSTPSGSMHNLQTVARGIGKYDPEADLSLYDAKKKKSSKNNGLHPSTASTVATVEHKPVRASVSDPRGANTPYDETDLAYKGNHASYIEEDHYDDVIPTGRGKAMESRRQGGHPDVPSLKVNGETSQQSSSETSALSSSDSGSSGSESDSETEGKEAVRKEYAKALNGTQTTTPNTTVKAGMPPTLPPPLVDSPMSTLDTSATSALNNTYMTPADLSRASEDNDLPVYAMSSKHRDAQRPTEPAKKGVKTEEETSGTDTSADSSSSENSESESESDPDEHLYETVRTQGGRTMQFEGKPSADEPPQARSTPKDTPTKATQPPPSPTRTMSRADREAALFQLAKQQSREAQEQQERDMAASRGQSRNESRTCVIM; this comes from the exons ATGAAGATGCCGCTTCCACAGGACATCGGCTCCCTCAGCACTGAGATAGACAAATGCACTCAGCTCGGGAACGAAGAACTGAACAAGGGCGAACAGGACAAGGCGTTACAGGCGTTCGCTGCCGCGTACGAAAAATCCGTTCTCCTGGAGGAAAAGTACACCGAGCGTGCATGTGCTTTCAACCTGGGTGCCGTGTACATCGCCATGGGCCAGCCTCAGCGCGGGCTCGAACTCCTACAACGAGCCCTTCCAAAGGATGAGGACGAAAAGGAACCGCAGTCGAACTCTGACCTCTACTACAACCTGGGACTCGGGTACGACCAGATGCGGAGGTACGAGGAGGCCATCCGGTACTACGAGCAGGCGATAGAGGCGTACGGGAAGGACGGCGGAAACCCCCTCATGGAGGGAGAGGCGCTGACGAAACTCGCTTTTGCGTACACGAACTTGCACAAGCCCTCGCAGGCCGCGAGATGCCACGGCCAGGCCGCGGGGATGTACGAGAAAGCGGATGACGTTGAGAGGCAGGCCCTGGCGCTGAACTTCCAGGCCACCTGCCTGCTGGAGTCCAGGAGAGTACCGGAGTGTGAGGAGGCTCTGGACAGGTGTAGAGAAGTCTGTGGAAATATGAAGGAAGGGGAGGTGTTAG GAAAACTTTACAATGACCTTGGGATGACCTACACGTCAGCCAAGGCCTTCGGCAAGGCTGTGGAGTGTTTTGAGCTGGCCCTGCCGCTGACCCGCGGCCCGAGTGGTGACCAGAAACGGGAGGCCGTCCTCCTACAGAACCTGGGAGCTGTGTACAACTCCTGCGGGGAGTACCAGAGGGCCATCAGCTTCCACGAGGCAGCAGCAAAACTACACA ATGATCTGGGTAACAGACAGGCCCAGGGTCACTGCTTCTGTAACCTGGCGTACGCCTTCAGCCAGGTGAACGACAACGATGCAGCAGGGGAGGCCTTTCTACACGCACTACAGGCAGCAAAGGACACAG GGGACAAGCATGGCCAGTGGCAGGCCCACGAGGGTCTGGGAGCAGTCCACTTCAGAATGGGGAACCCAGAGAGGGCGATAGTCAGCTACAAACAG GCACTGGCTCTTCTTACCAGACTGAAGGATCCCAACAGCCAGGCACAGGAGAGGATTGTGGGTAAACTGACGGATGCCCTCAAATACCAACTGAAGGTCGGGGACAGCCCAAGGCATCCTGGGAAGGACAGAAAAAACACTTCAAGCTTG GAGAAGAGGCCGGTGTCCTCGCAGAGTAAGAACGGTTCTGTGGCTCACCACATGGACGAGTCCATTACCTCAGAGTCTCCCAGGTCAGATCCAGGAAGGGACAAGAAGTATTCCAGGACAGATTCCGGGAAAAG GAAACCAAAGCGATACGTAAAAAGAGAGCGCAGCTACTCCGACTCCACCCCCTCAGGCTCCATGCACAACCTGCAGACGGTCGCCCGCGGCATCGGCAAATACGACCCAGAGGCCGACCTCTCCTTGTACGAcgccaagaagaagaagtctTCAAAAAACAACGGCCTCCACCCGTCCACTGCTTCCACCGTGGCAACCGTGGAGCACAAGCCTGTCAGAGCGAGCGTGTCGGACCCTCGTGGCGCAAACACTCCCTACGACGAAAcag ACTTGGCGTACAAGGGAAACCACGCCAGTTATATCGAAGAAGACCACTACGATGACGTCATTCCCACGGGGCGAGGGAAGGCGATGGAAAGCAGGCGTCAGGGCGGACATCCGGACGTTCCGTCGCTTAAGGTCAACGGCGAAACCTCTCAGCAGTCTTCCTCTGAGACGTCAGCCCTGTCGTCTTCGGACAGCGGGTCGTCTGGGAGCGAAAGTGACAGTGAGACTGAAGGAAAGGAGGCAGTGAGGAAGGAGTATGCGAAGGCTCTCAACGGCACACAGACAACAACCCCGAACACAACAGTCAA GGCCGGCATGCCCCCCACCCTACCCCCACCGCTCGTAGACAGTCCCATGTCTACCCTAGACACCTCCGCGACCTCTGCCCTCAATAACACTTACATGACCCCTGCTGACCTCAGCAGGGCAAGCGAGGACAACGACCTCCCTGTGTACGCGATGTCGTCGAAACACAGGGATGCACAGCGACCCACCGAGCCGGCAAAGAAGGGTGTGAAGACAGAGGAAGAGACCTCCGGAACAG ACACTTCTGCGGACAGCAGCAGCTCAGAAAACAGCGAGTCGGAATCGGAAAGCGACCCGGATGAACACCTATATGAGACCGTACGGACCCAGGGAGGGCGTACCATGCAGTTTGAGGGTAAGCCGAGTGCGGACGAGCCACCACAGGCACGCAGCACGCCGAAAGACACCCCTACCAAGGCAACACAACCTCCTCCTTCACCAACAAGGACAATGTCCAGGGCTGACAG GGAGGCGGCGCTGTTCCAACTGGCCAAGCAGCAGAGCCGAGAGGCACAGGAGCAGCAGGAGAGGGACATGGCGGCCTCGCGGGGTCAGTCCAGGAACGAGTCCCGGACGTGTGTCATCATGTAG
- the LOC118409460 gene encoding tetratricopeptide repeat protein 24-like isoform X3: protein MKMPLPQDIGSLSTEIDKCTQLGNEELNKGEQDKALQAFAAAYEKSVLLEEKYTERACAFNLGAVYIAMGQPQRGLELLQRALPKDEDEKEPQSNSDLYYNLGLGYDQMRRYEEAIRYYEQAIEAYGKDGGNPLMEGEALTKLAFAYTNLHKPSQAARCHGQAAGMYEKADDVERQALALNFQATCLLESRRVPECEEALDRCREVCGNMKEGEVLGKLYNDLGMTYTSAKAFGKAVECFELALPLTRGPSGDQKREAVLLQNLGAVYNSCGEYQRAISFHEAAAKLHNDLGNRQAQGHCFCNLAYAFSQVNDNDAAGEAFLHALQAAKDTGDKHGQWQAHEGLGAVHFRMGNPERAIVSYKQALALLTRLKDPNSQAQERIVGKLTDALKYQLKVGDSPRHPGKDRKNTSSLEKRPVSSQSKNGSVAHHMDESITSESPRSDPGRDKKYSRTDSGKRKPKRYVKRERSYSDSTPSGSMHNLQTVARGIGKYDPEADLSLYDAKKKKSSKNNGLHPSTASTVATVEHKPVRASVSDPRGANTPYDETDLAYKGNHASYIEEDHYDDVIPTGRGKAMESRRQGGHPDVPSLKVNGETSQQSSSETSALSSSDSGSSGSESDSETEGKEAVRKEYAKALNGTQTTTPNTTVKASEDNDLPVYAMSSKHRDAQRPTEPAKKGVKTEEETSGTDTSADSSSSENSESESESDPDEHLYETVRTQGGRTMQFEGKPSADEPPQARSTPKDTPTKATQPPPSPTRTMSRADREAALFQLAKQQSREAQEQQERDMAASRGQSRNESRTCVIM from the exons ATGAAGATGCCGCTTCCACAGGACATCGGCTCCCTCAGCACTGAGATAGACAAATGCACTCAGCTCGGGAACGAAGAACTGAACAAGGGCGAACAGGACAAGGCGTTACAGGCGTTCGCTGCCGCGTACGAAAAATCCGTTCTCCTGGAGGAAAAGTACACCGAGCGTGCATGTGCTTTCAACCTGGGTGCCGTGTACATCGCCATGGGCCAGCCTCAGCGCGGGCTCGAACTCCTACAACGAGCCCTTCCAAAGGATGAGGACGAAAAGGAACCGCAGTCGAACTCTGACCTCTACTACAACCTGGGACTCGGGTACGACCAGATGCGGAGGTACGAGGAGGCCATCCGGTACTACGAGCAGGCGATAGAGGCGTACGGGAAGGACGGCGGAAACCCCCTCATGGAGGGAGAGGCGCTGACGAAACTCGCTTTTGCGTACACGAACTTGCACAAGCCCTCGCAGGCCGCGAGATGCCACGGCCAGGCCGCGGGGATGTACGAGAAAGCGGATGACGTTGAGAGGCAGGCCCTGGCGCTGAACTTCCAGGCCACCTGCCTGCTGGAGTCCAGGAGAGTACCGGAGTGTGAGGAGGCTCTGGACAGGTGTAGAGAAGTCTGTGGAAATATGAAGGAAGGGGAGGTGTTAG GAAAACTTTACAATGACCTTGGGATGACCTACACGTCAGCCAAGGCCTTCGGCAAGGCTGTGGAGTGTTTTGAGCTGGCCCTGCCGCTGACCCGCGGCCCGAGTGGTGACCAGAAACGGGAGGCCGTCCTCCTACAGAACCTGGGAGCTGTGTACAACTCCTGCGGGGAGTACCAGAGGGCCATCAGCTTCCACGAGGCAGCAGCAAAACTACACA ATGATCTGGGTAACAGACAGGCCCAGGGTCACTGCTTCTGTAACCTGGCGTACGCCTTCAGCCAGGTGAACGACAACGATGCAGCAGGGGAGGCCTTTCTACACGCACTACAGGCAGCAAAGGACACAG GGGACAAGCATGGCCAGTGGCAGGCCCACGAGGGTCTGGGAGCAGTCCACTTCAGAATGGGGAACCCAGAGAGGGCGATAGTCAGCTACAAACAG GCACTGGCTCTTCTTACCAGACTGAAGGATCCCAACAGCCAGGCACAGGAGAGGATTGTGGGTAAACTGACGGATGCCCTCAAATACCAACTGAAGGTCGGGGACAGCCCAAGGCATCCTGGGAAGGACAGAAAAAACACTTCAAGCTTG GAGAAGAGGCCGGTGTCCTCGCAGAGTAAGAACGGTTCTGTGGCTCACCACATGGACGAGTCCATTACCTCAGAGTCTCCCAGGTCAGATCCAGGAAGGGACAAGAAGTATTCCAGGACAGATTCCGGGAAAAG GAAACCAAAGCGATACGTAAAAAGAGAGCGCAGCTACTCCGACTCCACCCCCTCAGGCTCCATGCACAACCTGCAGACGGTCGCCCGCGGCATCGGCAAATACGACCCAGAGGCCGACCTCTCCTTGTACGAcgccaagaagaagaagtctTCAAAAAACAACGGCCTCCACCCGTCCACTGCTTCCACCGTGGCAACCGTGGAGCACAAGCCTGTCAGAGCGAGCGTGTCGGACCCTCGTGGCGCAAACACTCCCTACGACGAAAcag ACTTGGCGTACAAGGGAAACCACGCCAGTTATATCGAAGAAGACCACTACGATGACGTCATTCCCACGGGGCGAGGGAAGGCGATGGAAAGCAGGCGTCAGGGCGGACATCCGGACGTTCCGTCGCTTAAGGTCAACGGCGAAACCTCTCAGCAGTCTTCCTCTGAGACGTCAGCCCTGTCGTCTTCGGACAGCGGGTCGTCTGGGAGCGAAAGTGACAGTGAGACTGAAGGAAAGGAGGCAGTGAGGAAGGAGTATGCGAAGGCTCTCAACGGCACACAGACAACAACCCCGAACACAACAGTCAA GGCAAGCGAGGACAACGACCTCCCTGTGTACGCGATGTCGTCGAAACACAGGGATGCACAGCGACCCACCGAGCCGGCAAAGAAGGGTGTGAAGACAGAGGAAGAGACCTCCGGAACAG ACACTTCTGCGGACAGCAGCAGCTCAGAAAACAGCGAGTCGGAATCGGAAAGCGACCCGGATGAACACCTATATGAGACCGTACGGACCCAGGGAGGGCGTACCATGCAGTTTGAGGGTAAGCCGAGTGCGGACGAGCCACCACAGGCACGCAGCACGCCGAAAGACACCCCTACCAAGGCAACACAACCTCCTCCTTCACCAACAAGGACAATGTCCAGGGCTGACAG GGAGGCGGCGCTGTTCCAACTGGCCAAGCAGCAGAGCCGAGAGGCACAGGAGCAGCAGGAGAGGGACATGGCGGCCTCGCGGGGTCAGTCCAGGAACGAGTCCCGGACGTGTGTCATCATGTAG
- the LOC118409462 gene encoding uncharacterized protein LOC118409462: MEGRSENEELFYRKSVDGICMWLSENNFRELVPTFEEQDIDGTAFLALHYGAVRSLVPRVGPRLRFWQAYLKLFPHKRKLAKHRQPQSAAVRTGSRGRKLTIRETTVQERTVTNRTVRFHNSTGVGGQRSGQNRSHSDAAGGQRSSHSAHLKGLGRSLSLTGG, translated from the exons ATGGAAGGTAGAAGTGAGAATGAAGAGCTTTTCTACAGAAAGTCAGTGGATGGCATTTGTATGTGGCTCTCGGAGAACAACTTTCGTGAATTGGTTCCAACATTTGAAG AACAGGACATAGATGGTACGGCCTTCCTGGCGCTCCACTACGGAGCGGTGAGGAGCCTGGTGCCGCGGGTCGGCCCGCGCCTCCGGTTCTGGCAGGCCTACCTCAAACTCTTCCCTCACAAAAGG AAACTGGCCAAACACAGGCAGCCACAGTCTGCAGCGGTCAGAACGGGGTCGAGAGGCAGAAAACTGACCATCAGGGAGACCACCGTACAGGAGAGGACCGTCACCAACCGTACTGTCAGGTTCCACAACAGTACAGGGGTCGGAGGGCAGAGGTCAGGCCAGAACAGGTCACACAGTGATGCTgcaggaggtcagaggtcaagtcATAGCGCCCACCTGAAGGGCCTGGGTCGGAGTTTAAGTCTGACCGGGGGTTGA